The following proteins come from a genomic window of Pleuronectes platessa chromosome 2, fPlePla1.1, whole genome shotgun sequence:
- the pfkmb gene encoding phosphofructokinase, muscle b, whose translation MAQPAPVHPTKMGEGRAIAVLTSGGDAQGMNAAVRATVRVGLYTGAKVYFVHEGYQGLVDGGDNIRLATWESVSMMLQLGGTVIGSARCQDFRTKEGRTKAACNLVKLGITNLCVIGGDGSLTGANQFRTEWSEMLANLVKAGKITANEAKCSSHLNIVGMVGSIDNDFCGTDMTIGTDSALHRIIEIVDAITTTAQSHQRTFILEVMGRHCGYLALVTALACGADWVFIPEMPPDDGWEEHLCRRLTEQRGRGSRLNVIIVAEGAMDRSGEPITCELVKQLVAKKLGFDTRTTILGHVQRGGTPSAFDRILASRMGVEAVMALLEATPDTPACVVSLSGNMAVRLPLMECVQVTKDVTVAMSEGRFDDAVKLRGKSFENNWNTYKMLAHLHPPDTKSNINIAILNVGAPCAGMNAAVRSAVRIGLLQGHQMLAVHEGFDGLAHGMIEPIGWAGVGGWTGKGGSNLGTKRSLPHEFMEEISLSITKFNIHALIIIGGFEAFVGGLEMVQAREKYEELCIPLVVVPATVSNNVPGSDFSVGADTALNTITMTCDRIKQSAAGTKRRVFIVETMGGYCGYLATMAGLSSGADAAYIYEEPFNIRELEVNVDHLVEKMKTTVKRGLILRNEKSNANYTTDFIFNLYSEEGKGVFDCRKNVLGHMQQGGTPSPFDRNFATKMGIKSVLWLTDKLKECYRHGRIFANSSDSACVLGMRKRSLVFQPLTELKDDTDFEHRLPKTQWWLKLRPILKILAHYKIDLDISEKTAMEHVIKKRGLAP comes from the exons ATGGCACAACCAGCTCCCGTTCACCCCACCAAGATGGGAGAGGGTCGGGCAATTGCCGTGCTGACCTCGGGAGGCGATGCCCAGG GTATGAATGCAGCTGTACGAGCCACAGTTCGAGTTGGACTTTACACTGGCGCAAAGGTTTATTTTGTCCATGag GGTTACCAGGGTCTGGTGGATGGAGGTGACAATATCCGCCTTGCTACCTGGGAGAGTGTGTCGATGATGCTGCAGCTG GGAGGGACTGTGATTGGTAGTGCCCGCTGCCAGGATTTCCGCACCAAGGAGGGTCGCACCAAGGCTGCCTGCAACTTAGTCAAGCTGGGCATCACCAACCTGTGTGTGATTGGTGGCGATGGCAGTCTGACGGGCGCCAACCAGTTCAGAACAGAGTGGAGTGAGATGCTGGCCAATCTGGTCAAAGCTG GTAAGATCACAGCCAACGAGGCCAAGTGTTCCTCTCACCTCAACATCGTCGGCATGGTGGGCTCCATTGACAATGACTTCTGTGGCACCGACATGACCATTGGCACGGACTCTGCCCTGCATCGCATCATAGAGATAGTGGATGCCATCACCACCACAGCACAGAG TCACCAGAGGACTTTCATCCTGGAGGTGATGGGCAGACACTGTGG TTACCTGGCTTTAGTGACAGCTCTGGCCTGTGGCGCTGACTGGGTGTTCATCCCTGAGATGCCTCCAGATGATGGATGGGAGGAGCATCTCTGCAGGAGACTGACAGAA CAAAGAGGTCGCGGCTCCCGTTTGAACGTCATCATTGTGGCAGAGGGAGCGATGGACCGCAGTGGAGAGCCTATTACCTGTGAGCTTGTCAAACAG CTGGTAGCAAAGAAACTTGGCTTTGACACCCGGACGACCATCCTGGGGCACGTTCAAAGAGGTGGAACCCCCTCCGCCTTTGACAGGATCTTG GCGAGCAGGATGGGAGTAGAGGCCGTGATGGCTCTGCTGGAGGCCACACCCGACACTCCTGCATGTGTGGTCAGCTTGTCTGGGAACATGGCTGTCAGGCTGCCTCTCATGGAGTGTGTGCAAGTG ACTAAAGACGTCACCGTAGCCATGTCCGAGGGGAGGTTTGACGATGCTGTGAAGCTCAGGGGAAA GAGCTTTGAAAACAACTGGAACACTTACAAAATGTTGGCTCACCTGCACCCCCCAGACACAAAG AGTAATATCAACATCGCCATCTTGAACGTGGGAGCTCCGTGTGCTGGGATGAACGCTGCCGTCCGTTCAGCTGTCAGGATCGGCCTTCTGCAGGGCCACCAGATGTTGGCAGTGCACGAAGGTTTCGATGGCTTGGCTCATGGCATG ATTGAGCCCATTGGTTGGGCTGGAGTGGGAGGATGGACAGGAAAGGGGGGCTCCAATCTGGGAACTAAGAG ATCCCTGCCACACGAGTTCATGGAGGAGATCAGTCTGAGCATCACGAAGTTCAACATTCATGCTCTAATCATTATTGGAGGCTTTGAG GCGTTTGTTGGAGGTCTGGAGATGGTGCAGGCTCGAGAGAAGTATGAGGAGCTGTGCATTCCCCTTGTCGTCGTTCCTGCTACTGTCTCCAACAATGTTCCTGGATCTGATTTCAGTGTCGGAGCTGACACTGCCCTCAACACAATAACCATG aCATGTGACAGGATCAAACAATCGGCTGCCGGCACCAAGAGGAGAGTGTTTATAGTTGAGACTATGGGAGGATACTGTGGCTACCTGGCAACCATGGCTGGCCTGTCATCTGGGGCTGACGCTGCCTACATCTATGAGGAGCCTTTCAACATCCGTGAACTAGAG GTGAACGTGGATCATCTGGTGGAGAAGATGAAAACCACGGTGAAGAGAGGACTGATTCTTAG AAATGAGAAAAGCAACGCTAACTACACCACAGATTTTATCTTCAACCTGTACTCAGAGGAGGGCAAGGGTGTGTTCGACTGCAGAAAGAATGTACTTGGACATATGCAGCAG gGTGGAACGCCTAGTCCTTTCGACAGGAATTTTGCCACAAAGATGGGCATCAAGTCTGTTCTTTGGTTGACTGACAAGCTGAAGGAATGCTACAGACATG GTCGCATCTTTGCCAACTCTTCAGATTCAGCTTGTGTGCTGGGCATGAGGAAGAGAAGTTTGGTCTTCCAGCCTCTGACAGAACTTAAAGATGACACTGACTTTGA ACATCGTCTTCCAAAGACACAGTGGTGGTTAAAGCTGAGGCCCATCCTGAAAATTCTGGCCCATTACAAGATCGACCTTGACATCTCTGAGAAGACTGCGATGGAACATGTCATTAAGAAGAGAGGCCTAGCTCCTTAG